ATTCATTGTCCGACATACTGTCCATCATGGTCATAAGTCGTTTAATTCGTGCCATTGATTCCTGTTCGCCGCCTTTGGTCATAAAGTCCTGCGAGAAGCCCGGTATCATGCCCATGATCTGTGAAAATGGTCCCATTTTCATTATGTTCTGGAACTGTTCGTACATGTCGCGTATCGTAAATTGGCCGTGTTTGATTTTCTCTAGCAGCAATTCGTTGTCATCCAATTTCAACTCGTTCACTTTGTCGATGAGCCCTTCGATGTCACCCATACCAAGTAATTTGCTAACGAACGGCTTTGTTTTGAACGGTTCCAGATCGTCAATGTGTTCACCAGTTCCAATGAAAATGATTGGACTTTGTGTTGCTGCAACACTAAATAACGAAGGAAGATATTGAAGCTTAAGAGGTACCTCAATGAATTCGAGCTGACTTACGCTGACAAAGCACCACCACCCTTGGCGTGTCCATCCAATTTCGTTATAATAACCGAACCAATGTCGACCTTTTCTTTGAAAGCTTTGGCTTGCGCTTCGCAAGCTTGACCGATGGTTGCGTCCATGACGAATATGATGTTGTCCGGTTGCTAataattcggataaaaaatcgattttagcTTGGGATGGGGTTTGTGGTTCTTTGTACCGAGAAATCTCTCACACCCAGCTGTGATTACAGCATCGAATCTAAGTATTTAGGTTTGAATCAACTTACCACTGCCGTAGCTACAGCCAACATCTCTTCGAACAACGATTCCTCCTGTTTGTGTCGACCGCTCGTATCCACGATGATCATTTCGAAACCTTCCTTTTTGAACATATCGACACCATCCTGCGCTATTATAACCGGATCGACTTCCGTGTAACTGCCGTAAAATGGAATTCGGGCTTTagttgcattttgtttgatctgGTCGTAGGCACCAGCACGGAACGTATCAGCGCACACCAGACACGATTTCCAATTCTTTTTCTGGTAGTGATAGGCCAATTTCGTGCAGGTTGTCGTTTTACCCGATCCTTGTAGACCGACAAACATAATGATATTCGGTCGGCCTTTGACCGGCTGATATGGCTTCACGCCTGGATCGACTAGTTTCACCAATTCTTTGAACACAGCTGATTGGATCATGCGACGTTTGTTCAGGCCACCAGCCATTTCTTCAAAATCAATGACTGCTCGTACATTTTCTCGCAATTTCTTCACTAAACGAATATTCACATCAGCTTCGAGTAATGCTGCACAGATTTCTTTTAACATGGAATTTAAAACCTGCAAGGCagacacatttttgttttgatcaaAATCATTGCGTGAAAACACTTAATAAGCAACTCGTCACACAATGTGCGAAAACGAGTGAATGGCCTATCTGTATGCTCCTTACTTACCTCTTCATTGATTACAGTTGCTTTGCTTAAGCTCTGCAAAGCGGACGTAATCTTACGTCCCAAATCCGCTAAAACCATAGCGAATgtgtttcgtttttaaaaCCTAAATAAATAAGagaagaatttctttttcgatcAAGCACAACACGACACTTTTatgtagttttttttagagaatt
This genomic stretch from Bradysia coprophila strain Holo2 chromosome II, BU_Bcop_v1, whole genome shotgun sequence harbors:
- the LOC119068315 gene encoding signal recognition particle 54 kDa protein, producing MVLADLGRKITSALQSLSKATVINEEVLNSMLKEICAALLEADVNIRLVKKLRENVRAVIDFEEMAGGLNKRRMIQSAVFKELVKLVDPGVKPYQPVKGRPNIIMFVGLQGSGKTTTCTKLAYHYQKKNWKSCLVCADTFRAGAYDQIKQNATKARIPFYGSYTEVDPVIIAQDGVDMFKKEGFEMIIVDTSGRHKQEESLFEEMLAVATAVQPDNIIFVMDATIGQACEAQAKAFKEKVDIGSVIITKLDGHAKGGGALSAVAATQSPIIFIGTGEHIDDLEPFKTKPFVSKLLGMGDIEGLIDKVNELKLDDNELLLEKIKHGQFTIRDMYEQFQNIMKMGPFSQIMGMIPGFSQDFMTKGGEQESMARIKRLMTMMDSMSDNELDNRDGAKLFSKQPTRATRVAQGSGVTEREVKDLISQYTKFAAVVKKMGGIKGLFKGGDMAKNVNPNQMAKLNQQMAKMIDPRMLQQMGGMNGLQSMMRQLQQGAASGLGNLMGGFGGKS